A single genomic interval of Aedes aegypti strain LVP_AGWG chromosome 1, AaegL5.0 Primary Assembly, whole genome shotgun sequence harbors:
- the LOC5563705 gene encoding tRNA (guanine(10)-N2)-methyltransferase homolog, with translation MSSAWKKYVLWFAQEHVDFRQAEIASLLRLWNLKMNTSPDHKPENPFWIVELNGDEAARKLASRSMSLRCIFELWTHSNQLSTFHEQLKGYIQSNRTALSPLFSKDRSFKVTVETYNKHFTQPEKVAKIETLQYLPVEGPVNLKSPDVHFWYIEFWGLDPMDIPEQPSDVLFGKWVVDGRREMINEISLKKRKFIGNTSMDPQLSLLMANQGLAKKGDVVYDPFVGSGSLLVAAAKFGAYVLGTDIDYMTVHGKSKPTRVNQKVRDADESIYANLKQYGCEGQFLDVLVSDFSRSIWKSDFLFDSIITDPPYGIREATERIEFKTQKRSTCLNEGSVHYPSTSPYQFDQLYRDLMNFSARYLKLRGRLVCWFPILRKDFTPDMLPRHKCLQLVANSVQPLTVYSARRLLTYEKISDREEDMDSYELSQLMIDNFRQRYMKTVLQNSGTRKERRLALRNVGREEAMKRGKKLDVTDGKWKYPKAQESGDTTADK, from the exons ATGTCCTCAGCGTGGAAGAAATATGTGCTCTGGTTTGCCCAGGAACACGTCGATTTCCGGCAGGCA GAAATCGCATCGCTGCTTCGATTATGGAACCTCAAAATGAACACGAGTCCCGATCACAAACCGGAAAATCCGTTTTGGATAGTTGAGCTCAACGGCGATGAAGCAGCCCGAAAGTTGGCGTCCCGTTCGATGTCACTCCGGTGCATTTTTGAGCTGTGGACTCATTCCAATCAGCTCAGTACCTTTCATGAACAGCTTAAAGGCTACATCCAAAGCAATCGTACCGCGCTGAGTCCGCTGTTTAGTAAGGATCGTAGTTTTAAGGTGACTGTTGAAACGTACAACAAGCATTTCACGCAGCCGGAGAAGGTGGCCAAGATTGAAACGCTCCAGTATCTGCCCGTGGAAGGTCCGGTCAATCTGAAGTCGCCTGATGTGCATTTCTGGTACATCGAGTTCTGGGGCCTGGATCCGATGGATATACCGGAACAACCGTCGGACGTGCTGTTCGGCAAGTGGGTGGTGGATGGACGGAGAGAAATGATAAACGAGATCTCGCTGAAGAAGCGGAAGTTCATAGGGAACACCTCGATGGATCCACAGTTGTCGCTGCTGATGGCCAATCAGGGATTGGCCAAGAAAGGCGATGTGGTGTACGATCCGTTTGTGGGGTCCGGGTCGTTACTGGTGGCGGCGGCCAAGTTTGGTGCGTACGTTCTGGGGACGGACATCGACTACATGACGGTACACGGAAAATCGAAGCCGACAAGGGTGAACCAAAAAGTGCGCGATGCGGACGAAAGCATCTATGCCAATTTGAAGCAGTACGGATGCGAAGGTCAATTTTTGGATGTTCTGGTTTCGGATTTCTCGCGGAGTATTTGGAAGAGTGACTTCCTGTTCGATAGCATCATCACGGATC CGCCATATGGCATCCGGGAGGCTACCGAACGGATAGAATTCAAAACTCAGAAGAGGTCGACTTGTTTGAATGAGGGCAGCGTGCACTACCCCTCCACATCGCCCTACCAGTTCGACCAGCTGTATCGAGACTTGATGAACTTCTCTGCGCGGTATCTCAAGCTAAGAGGACGATTGGTTTGCTGGTTTCCGATTTTGAG GAAGGACTTCACACCGGACATGCTGCCTCGACACAAGTGCCTTCAGCTCGTTGCCAATTCCGTACAGCCCTTGACGGTGTACAGTGCCCGCCGGTTACTAACTTACGAGAAGATTTCCGACCGCGAAGAGGACATGGATTCCTACGAGCTGTCCCAGTTGATGATCGATAACTTCCGACAACGTTACATGAAAACGGTACTGCAGAACAGTGGAACCCGAAAGGAACGACGGTTAGCTCTGCGAAATGTTGGCCGTGAAGAAGCCATGAAACGGGGAAAGAAATTGGATGTTACCGATGGCAAATGGAAGTATCCGAAGGCTCAAGAAAGTGGTGATACAACTGCGGATaaatga